The following are encoded together in the Flavihumibacter fluvii genome:
- a CDS encoding OmpA family protein: protein MSFNILDTVKGYITPDLIGSAASFLGESDTYVGKALTGLVPAALAGITQKAETPGGAEAVLGLAKKAFDSGILNNLASGFQSGGGGIPEGAPALLQGILGHNVGGMGNAIAQFAGIKGSSAASLLGSILPLALGLLGKHSAENGLSGAGLLSLLTSQKSKILGDLPAGLNLSGLLGGSAASAPKVVAHLHGDEPKKSGSWLMPLLLGVAAVALLLYLMKGCGAPKEEVNAVEPVVGSDTTRIVAAPTVEMYKITLPDGTQIDARQGGFEHGLVTCLNDVTCLPGKDKWFDFDDINFDLGSASLTESSMRQVKNLVAVLKSYPKAKIKIGGYTDKTGDEAVNKKLSTDRAAAVLAALKANGANEAQLEGSEGYGSDFAKIAKEASEEERRPDRRISVSLREK from the coding sequence ATGTCGTTTAACATTCTTGACACAGTTAAGGGGTATATCACGCCCGACCTTATTGGATCAGCCGCTTCATTCCTTGGTGAATCAGATACGTATGTGGGTAAAGCATTAACCGGACTAGTCCCCGCTGCACTTGCTGGAATTACGCAAAAAGCTGAAACCCCCGGTGGTGCTGAAGCAGTACTTGGGTTGGCAAAAAAAGCTTTTGATAGTGGGATCCTTAACAACCTTGCTTCAGGCTTCCAAAGCGGTGGTGGTGGTATACCTGAAGGTGCACCTGCTTTATTGCAGGGCATACTGGGGCATAATGTAGGTGGAATGGGAAATGCCATCGCACAGTTCGCAGGTATTAAAGGGTCATCAGCAGCTTCCCTGCTGGGATCAATTTTACCCCTGGCATTGGGATTATTGGGTAAGCACTCTGCCGAAAATGGACTTTCTGGTGCTGGTTTGTTGTCTCTGTTGACTTCCCAGAAAAGCAAAATTCTGGGAGACCTGCCAGCCGGATTGAACCTGTCTGGTTTATTGGGAGGTTCTGCGGCTTCTGCTCCTAAAGTAGTTGCTCACCTTCATGGCGATGAACCAAAAAAATCAGGTAGTTGGCTAATGCCGTTACTACTGGGTGTTGCTGCTGTCGCTTTATTATTGTACCTCATGAAAGGTTGTGGAGCACCGAAAGAAGAAGTAAATGCGGTCGAGCCGGTTGTAGGCTCTGATACAACCAGAATCGTTGCTGCACCAACTGTTGAAATGTATAAGATTACTTTGCCAGATGGCACACAAATCGATGCACGTCAGGGTGGATTTGAACATGGATTGGTAACCTGCCTGAATGATGTTACCTGTTTGCCGGGAAAAGATAAGTGGTTTGATTTTGATGATATTAATTTTGACCTGGGTAGTGCTTCCCTTACGGAATCCAGCATGCGTCAAGTAAAAAACCTGGTAGCTGTACTCAAGTCATATCCAAAAGCAAAAATCAAAATCGGTGGCTATACGGATAAGACCGGTGATGAAGCTGTCAATAAGAAACTGAGCACTGACCGCGCAGCCGCTGTACTTGCTGCGCTTAAGGCAAATGGAGCAAACGAAGCCCAGTTAGAGGGCTCAGAAGGTTATGGTTCTGATTTTGCTAAAATTGCCAAAGAAGCATCTGAAGAAGAGAGAAGGCCTGATAGAAGAATTTCTGTATCACTGAGGGAAAAGTAA
- a CDS encoding glycoside hydrolase family 97 protein translates to MQISKYFIICLALLTMTYSIKAQDSTIVQSKSSAIRLQLNTDESGRLSYSVKYRGEPIILPSELGFILNKPALSLNRFQLQKKDSSTVDENWEPVWGEVKSIRNSYKELFYSLVDKNGSGIRLNLIFRVFDEGIGFRYEFPKQQQMEHFIIGDEQTRFNLTADHTAFWIPGDYDSNEYLYNSTRLSAVDAKAAASHETDIALKSGYSNLAVQTPLLLKTDNGIYINIHEAALVNYPVMQLDLNKENISLKSHLVPDVMGNKAYLQTPFKTPWRTIIICNKATELLASKMILNLNEPSIIQDPSWIRPQKFIGMWWEMHVGKATWQKSGGKHGANTNNVKKYIDFAAEHQFDGVLVEGWNEGWEDWFGNWKENVFDFVTPYADYNIDSLSAYAKTKGVQLIMHHETSGSVTNYERHMDTAYRYMLAHDIHSVKTGYVGRIIPRGEYHDGQWMVNHFQRVANKTAQYKIMLDSHESIRPTGLHRTYPNWLASEAARGNEFNNAPALGLVPEHETILPFTRLMGGPMDYTPGYFHFQLNQFDSTRKTRIRTTLAKQLALFVTIYSPFQMAGDLPENYIKHPDAFQFIKDVPVDWDDTRILAAEPGDFVVIARKAKGKPDWYAGAVTDENARTVILDLSFLDPNFKYTAKIYKDADNAHWDKNPEAYTIEKKIVTNKTKTKVQLAEGGGAAIVFTRL, encoded by the coding sequence ATGCAAATATCTAAATACTTTATCATCTGCCTGGCCTTGCTCACTATGACTTATTCAATCAAGGCGCAGGATAGCACTATTGTCCAGTCAAAGAGTTCAGCCATACGCCTTCAGCTTAACACCGATGAAAGCGGCAGGCTTAGCTATAGCGTTAAATACAGGGGTGAACCCATAATACTTCCTTCAGAACTTGGTTTTATACTAAACAAACCTGCCCTTAGTCTTAATAGATTTCAATTACAGAAAAAAGACTCATCTACGGTAGACGAAAATTGGGAGCCGGTTTGGGGGGAAGTTAAATCCATCCGGAACAGTTATAAAGAACTCTTCTATTCCCTGGTTGACAAGAACGGCTCTGGTATAAGGTTGAATTTAATTTTCAGGGTATTTGATGAAGGTATTGGATTCAGGTATGAATTCCCCAAGCAGCAGCAAATGGAGCATTTTATCATAGGAGATGAACAAACCCGTTTCAACCTGACAGCTGATCATACAGCTTTCTGGATCCCGGGCGACTATGATAGTAATGAATACCTATACAATTCAACCCGCCTGAGTGCAGTTGATGCGAAAGCAGCCGCATCCCATGAAACAGACATTGCGCTCAAGTCAGGATATTCCAACCTTGCAGTTCAAACTCCTTTACTTTTAAAAACCGATAACGGTATCTACATCAATATTCATGAAGCAGCTTTGGTCAACTACCCTGTGATGCAGCTTGACCTTAACAAAGAAAATATTTCACTAAAATCACACCTTGTTCCTGATGTTATGGGGAACAAAGCATATCTCCAAACTCCATTTAAAACGCCCTGGCGCACAATAATAATCTGCAATAAGGCAACAGAACTGCTGGCCTCGAAAATGATCCTTAACCTGAATGAACCATCCATAATTCAGGACCCGTCATGGATCAGGCCACAAAAATTCATTGGTATGTGGTGGGAAATGCATGTAGGAAAAGCTACCTGGCAAAAATCCGGTGGAAAACACGGCGCCAATACCAATAATGTAAAAAAATATATTGATTTTGCCGCAGAACATCAATTTGATGGGGTTTTGGTAGAAGGATGGAATGAAGGATGGGAAGACTGGTTTGGAAATTGGAAGGAAAATGTATTTGATTTTGTTACTCCCTATGCAGATTACAATATAGACAGCCTTAGCGCTTATGCGAAGACAAAAGGGGTTCAACTGATCATGCACCATGAAACGTCTGGTTCGGTCACTAACTATGAGCGCCATATGGATACAGCCTACCGATATATGCTGGCCCACGATATCCATTCCGTAAAGACCGGATATGTTGGCCGGATCATTCCGCGCGGCGAATACCACGACGGGCAATGGATGGTCAACCATTTCCAACGGGTTGCAAATAAAACTGCACAATATAAAATCATGCTTGATTCGCACGAATCCATCAGACCTACAGGCTTACACCGCACTTATCCAAATTGGCTCGCCAGTGAAGCGGCAAGGGGAAATGAATTTAATAATGCACCGGCACTTGGCCTTGTACCTGAACATGAAACTATTCTCCCGTTTACTCGCCTGATGGGCGGTCCCATGGATTATACCCCGGGATATTTTCATTTTCAACTCAACCAGTTTGATAGCACAAGGAAAACCCGGATCAGGACGACCCTAGCTAAACAACTGGCATTATTTGTCACCATATACAGCCCTTTCCAGATGGCTGGGGATCTTCCTGAAAATTATATTAAACACCCCGACGCATTCCAGTTCATCAAAGATGTTCCGGTTGATTGGGATGATACCAGGATTTTAGCTGCTGAACCTGGAGATTTTGTGGTGATAGCGAGGAAAGCCAAGGGAAAGCCTGACTGGTATGCTGGTGCAGTAACTGATGAAAATGCACGTACAGTTATACTAGATCTTAGCTTTCTTGATCCAAATTTTAAATACACTGCAAAAATCTATAAAGACGCAGACAATGCACATTGGGATAAAAATCCTGAAGCTTACACCATAGAAAAGAAAATTGTAACGAACAAAACCAAAACCAAAGTGCAGCTGGCCGAAGGTGGGGGAGCCGCCATAGTATTTACCAGGCTTTGA
- a CDS encoding VCBS repeat-containing protein, with translation MRIPGVVLLAFVWISGCTPKPGKETVFSLMKDSGISFSNTITNTPEFNIFNYRNFYNGAGCAIGDLNNDGLPEVFFTANMSSNKLFLNKGNFKFEDISEKAGIGEALKWSTGVVLADINNDGWLDIYVCNAGYQKGMIQDNALFINNKDLTFTDKAKAYGLADAGYTTHAAFFDYDLDGDLDAYILNNSFIPVNTINYANKRELRAEEWPVADYLKGGGDHLLRNDNGKFIDVSKSANIYGSLIGFGLGVAIGDVNGDRYPDIYISNDFFEKDYLYINQQDGTFHEELEQRMQHISHSSMGVDIGDINNDDHPDIFVTEMLPDKESRLKTTTTFENIDIQKLKQNSGFYNQFLQNTMQVSNGSGKFYETAFYSGIAASDWSWGGLIFDADNDGRNDIYVCNGILNDVTDQDFIDFFANDVMQKMVLTGNKEDILEIIKKMPSNPIPNKLYHNKGDLIFEDVAASWGMSTSSFSNGSAYGDLDNDGDLDLIVNNINQPAFVYRNNSRELSRNNFISFQLKGSSMNTFAVGSQVKVYLGTEVLSKELFPARGYQSSVDYKMIFGLGKNRPDSVEVIWPDKRVTTLLKPEINQLHILDEKDASKNWSPAIQKGSPWFSKIAGINFAPHREDDFMDFNFDRNIPVQLSKEGPHIAQADIDKDGRADFYIGGAGGQAGQLYVQSNRGFVSSKQPVFQQYKDAEDVAVLFFDADNDKDPDLFIGSGGNKSNALPHRLYLNDSKGNFSDKADAFPPNAVNISVAAPNDIDGDGDLDLFVGGRSVPGQYGISPSSYIYINDGSGHFSDATNVYSKELVKPGMVTDAEWADITGDGKKELIIVGEWMSPRIFSIQGHSLVEMQTNLLSMKGWWQSVTIADLDKDGKNDLVLGNTGKNNYLVSDGNLPVRLWVNDFDGNGIIDKILSKTVNGKYMPVFMKRELTDQLPPLQKQNLKHAQYAEKSIQDLFPSELIQSAEVKEWNEGGSFIAWNNGNTNFSVELLPFQVQLSSINAAAVEDYSGDGLPDIVVAGNLVNFQPQFGAIDASYGCVLVNQGNRTFRVLADAKSGIMVTGVTRDIAALKFQGSLCLLFARNNDEPLLYSRQVPTKK, from the coding sequence ATGAGAATACCCGGTGTAGTTTTATTGGCTTTTGTCTGGATTTCTGGTTGTACCCCCAAACCCGGAAAAGAGACGGTATTTAGTCTTATGAAGGATTCGGGGATTTCCTTTTCAAATACAATAACCAATACTCCTGAGTTCAATATTTTTAATTACCGCAACTTTTATAATGGTGCAGGTTGTGCTATTGGTGACCTTAACAATGATGGCCTTCCTGAAGTTTTTTTCACTGCCAATATGAGTTCCAATAAATTATTCCTGAACAAAGGTAATTTTAAATTTGAGGACATTTCTGAGAAGGCAGGAATTGGCGAAGCTTTAAAATGGAGTACAGGTGTGGTATTGGCGGATATTAATAACGATGGCTGGCTGGATATTTATGTATGTAATGCTGGTTACCAGAAAGGCATGATTCAGGATAATGCGCTATTCATCAATAATAAGGACCTCACTTTTACTGACAAAGCCAAAGCTTATGGATTAGCTGATGCAGGTTATACTACACATGCCGCGTTCTTTGATTATGACCTCGATGGTGATCTTGATGCATACATACTGAACAATAGTTTTATCCCGGTAAATACGATTAATTATGCCAACAAGCGTGAATTACGTGCTGAAGAATGGCCTGTTGCTGATTATTTAAAAGGAGGCGGCGACCATTTACTTAGGAATGATAATGGGAAGTTCATAGATGTCAGTAAATCTGCCAATATCTATGGTAGCCTGATCGGGTTCGGTCTGGGGGTTGCTATTGGAGATGTTAATGGCGATCGCTATCCGGATATTTATATCTCCAATGATTTTTTTGAGAAAGACTATCTCTACATTAACCAGCAAGACGGTACATTTCATGAAGAACTAGAACAAAGGATGCAGCATATAAGCCATTCATCCATGGGGGTCGATATAGGCGATATTAATAACGATGACCATCCAGATATTTTTGTTACCGAAATGCTTCCTGATAAGGAGTCAAGGTTAAAGACTACTACTACTTTTGAGAATATTGATATCCAGAAACTTAAACAGAATTCAGGGTTTTATAACCAGTTTCTACAGAATACAATGCAGGTGAGCAATGGCAGCGGGAAATTTTATGAAACGGCATTCTATAGTGGAATTGCTGCATCAGATTGGAGCTGGGGTGGATTGATATTTGATGCAGATAATGATGGCAGGAATGATATCTATGTTTGTAATGGTATTCTTAATGATGTAACAGACCAGGATTTCATTGATTTCTTTGCGAATGATGTAATGCAGAAAATGGTTCTCACCGGCAATAAAGAAGATATTCTGGAAATCATCAAAAAGATGCCATCTAACCCAATCCCTAATAAATTATATCACAACAAGGGCGATTTGATTTTTGAAGACGTTGCCGCCAGCTGGGGCATGTCAACTTCTTCTTTTTCAAATGGGTCAGCATATGGAGACTTGGATAATGATGGTGATCTTGACCTTATAGTAAATAATATCAACCAGCCCGCTTTTGTTTACAGGAATAATTCCAGGGAATTATCCCGGAACAATTTCATTTCTTTCCAACTCAAAGGTTCATCAATGAATACTTTTGCAGTGGGAAGTCAGGTCAAAGTCTATTTGGGAACTGAAGTTTTGAGTAAAGAGTTGTTCCCTGCCCGTGGCTATCAGTCCTCCGTTGATTACAAGATGATATTTGGCCTGGGGAAAAATCGGCCTGATTCTGTTGAGGTAATCTGGCCGGATAAAAGGGTTACAACACTCTTAAAACCGGAGATTAATCAATTGCACATTCTTGATGAAAAGGATGCTTCCAAAAATTGGTCGCCTGCAATCCAGAAGGGTAGTCCCTGGTTTTCAAAGATAGCTGGTATTAATTTTGCCCCCCATAGGGAAGACGACTTTATGGATTTTAATTTTGACAGGAATATTCCTGTACAACTTTCAAAGGAAGGTCCACATATTGCCCAAGCCGATATAGATAAAGATGGAAGGGCGGATTTTTATATTGGCGGTGCTGGCGGCCAGGCCGGACAACTATATGTTCAGTCAAATCGAGGCTTCGTATCCTCGAAACAGCCGGTCTTTCAACAATACAAGGATGCTGAAGATGTAGCAGTGTTGTTTTTTGATGCGGATAATGATAAGGACCCGGATCTGTTTATAGGGTCCGGTGGTAATAAAAGCAATGCATTGCCACATCGGTTATACCTGAATGATAGTAAAGGCAATTTCAGTGATAAGGCTGATGCATTTCCACCCAATGCTGTGAATATTTCAGTGGCTGCTCCGAATGATATTGATGGGGATGGCGACCTGGATCTATTTGTTGGCGGGCGTTCTGTACCGGGACAATACGGCATTTCCCCTTCCAGTTATATTTATATAAATGATGGGTCCGGGCATTTTTCAGATGCTACCAACGTGTACAGTAAAGAATTGGTGAAGCCTGGTATGGTCACAGATGCAGAATGGGCAGACATCACAGGGGACGGGAAAAAAGAATTGATCATTGTTGGGGAATGGATGAGTCCCCGGATTTTCTCTATCCAGGGTCATAGCCTGGTTGAAATGCAAACTAATCTGTTATCCATGAAAGGCTGGTGGCAATCTGTAACTATTGCTGACCTCGATAAGGATGGGAAAAATGACCTGGTATTAGGAAATACGGGAAAAAATAATTATCTGGTTTCAGATGGCAACCTGCCTGTCAGGTTATGGGTGAATGATTTTGACGGAAATGGTATAATCGATAAAATTCTTTCCAAAACTGTAAATGGGAAATATATGCCTGTGTTTATGAAACGGGAACTTACGGATCAATTGCCGCCCCTGCAAAAACAGAACCTGAAGCATGCCCAGTATGCTGAAAAATCAATCCAGGACCTTTTTCCGAGTGAACTGATTCAATCAGCTGAAGTAAAGGAATGGAACGAGGGCGGTTCATTCATTGCATGGAATAATGGAAATACGAATTTTAGTGTTGAATTACTTCCATTCCAGGTACAGCTTTCATCTATAAATGCGGCTGCTGTCGAAGATTATTCCGGTGATGGATTGCCTGATATTGTCGTTGCGGGAAACCTGGTAAATTTCCAGCCGCAATTTGGCGCTATCGATGCAAGCTATGGATGTGTGCTGGTGAACCAGGGGAACAGGACTTTCAGGGTGTTGGCAGATGCGAAAAGTGGAATAATGGTTACTGGCGTTACCAGGGATATTGCTGCGCTAAAATTCCAGGGTTCTTTATGTTTGTTATTTGCGCGCAACAATGATGAACCTTTATTGTACAGTCGGCAGGTACCCACTAAAAAATAG
- a CDS encoding carbohydrate kinase family protein has translation MQTNTVLAIGEALIDAVTTEFVGDLSEARQLDLKPGGSPANFCRFLHKLGTPAKLVAAIGKDGLATIILNDMEVKGIDRSEVQQIKTHPTTIILVGKTTGTPDFIPYRGADQFIGKISDTLIQECTIIHSTAFALSKEPAQTNILAAMNRGKSIGKQVSVDWNYADKIWGADNNAKGVFDQLIKMAPLLKFSLDDAERFFGEPLDAEAAKKILEKYPTSLTCLTCGSEGVWYRKGSENWIHLKAKSVKVKDSTGAGDSFWAGFTHAYLQGQSIAACIETALATAALRLEGKLQ, from the coding sequence ATGCAAACAAACACTGTGCTCGCTATCGGCGAAGCTTTAATTGATGCAGTTACAACCGAATTTGTCGGCGACCTTTCTGAAGCCCGGCAACTTGATCTTAAACCAGGGGGAAGTCCGGCTAATTTCTGCCGCTTTCTGCATAAGTTGGGAACACCAGCCAAACTTGTAGCAGCCATTGGAAAGGATGGACTCGCTACCATCATACTGAACGACATGGAAGTAAAAGGTATTGACCGAAGTGAAGTTCAACAGATAAAGACACATCCAACCACAATCATACTGGTGGGGAAAACCACAGGAACGCCCGATTTCATTCCTTACCGGGGTGCCGACCAGTTCATTGGGAAAATTTCTGACACTTTGATCCAGGAATGCACAATAATTCACAGTACGGCATTTGCCCTGAGTAAAGAACCTGCCCAAACCAACATACTAGCTGCAATGAATAGGGGTAAATCGATAGGTAAACAGGTCAGCGTAGACTGGAATTATGCCGACAAAATCTGGGGTGCTGACAACAATGCAAAAGGCGTTTTCGATCAATTGATAAAAATGGCTCCGCTTTTAAAATTCAGTTTAGACGATGCCGAAAGATTTTTTGGGGAACCTCTTGATGCCGAAGCTGCGAAAAAAATACTGGAAAAATATCCCACTTCATTAACTTGTTTGACTTGTGGCAGTGAAGGTGTCTGGTATCGAAAGGGGAGTGAAAACTGGATTCACCTCAAAGCAAAATCAGTTAAGGTAAAAGACAGTACCGGCGCCGGGGATTCTTTCTGGGCAGGATTCACGCATGCCTACCTGCAGGGTCAATCGATTGCAGCCTGCATAGAAACCGCACTAGCTACTGCAGCACTGCGGCTGGAAGGGAAACTTCAATAA
- a CDS encoding glycoside hydrolase 100 family protein, protein MLNESAYTASVNLLKQASTPFGFVASIQEHDNYRRIWTRDGTINSLAALLTGNPELVATAKATIETIFTHQHASGFMPSNVTPSGSVSYGGTVGRADNPSWAVIGLCQYVLFTGDNDLANRFRKNTEACFSVMDAWEYNGKHLMYVPQSGDWADEYIQHGYVLFSQLLRVWALRLAGEVYTYSPWQEKAKSITEVVRTNFWNNQSAQNLYAPNLGHQLEQAPIDFWFLGFNPSRIYAQFDLQANLLAILLGIGTRQQDETLASLLKGLYLQLKNMLPSFFPAIQYGDHDMQELKNNYAYSFRNLPGEFHNGGLWPVWNGWLVAALCMIEETSLAIQLTDAIANANSLNNNEFNECLHGLTGQPIGVPHCAWSAGGYLLAANYLEGKRLFI, encoded by the coding sequence ATGTTGAATGAAAGCGCATATACGGCATCGGTGAATCTCCTGAAACAGGCATCCACACCCTTTGGTTTTGTTGCCAGTATACAGGAGCACGACAATTACAGAAGGATTTGGACCCGAGATGGTACCATCAATAGCCTGGCCGCCTTATTAACAGGCAATCCGGAATTAGTTGCCACTGCAAAAGCCACAATTGAAACAATTTTCACCCACCAGCATGCCAGCGGATTTATGCCTTCGAATGTAACACCATCCGGCAGTGTAAGTTATGGTGGTACTGTGGGAAGAGCCGACAATCCGAGTTGGGCTGTGATCGGGCTTTGCCAGTATGTTTTATTCACAGGTGATAATGACCTGGCTAATCGATTCAGGAAAAATACGGAAGCCTGTTTTTCAGTAATGGATGCCTGGGAGTATAACGGCAAGCACCTGATGTATGTTCCCCAGAGCGGTGATTGGGCCGATGAATATATTCAGCATGGATATGTTTTGTTCAGCCAGTTACTTAGGGTTTGGGCGCTAAGACTCGCTGGTGAAGTATATACCTATTCCCCCTGGCAGGAAAAAGCAAAGTCCATAACCGAAGTAGTTCGGACCAATTTCTGGAATAACCAGTCCGCTCAAAATTTATATGCACCAAACCTGGGCCATCAACTTGAACAAGCACCCATTGATTTTTGGTTTTTAGGCTTCAACCCATCACGCATTTATGCACAATTTGACCTTCAGGCCAACTTACTTGCCATTCTCCTTGGGATTGGCACACGCCAGCAGGATGAAACACTGGCAAGCCTGCTCAAGGGACTTTATTTACAGCTAAAAAATATGTTACCCTCATTCTTCCCGGCCATCCAATATGGTGATCATGACATGCAGGAACTGAAAAACAATTATGCTTATAGTTTCAGGAATCTTCCGGGTGAATTTCACAATGGCGGATTATGGCCGGTTTGGAACGGATGGCTGGTAGCTGCTCTTTGTATGATTGAAGAAACCAGTCTGGCCATTCAGCTAACAGATGCCATTGCAAATGCAAATAGCCTGAACAATAATGAGTTCAACGAATGCCTCCATGGGTTAACCGGCCAGCCAATTGGTGTGCCGCATTGCGCCTGGAGTGCCGGCGGCTACCTGCTTGCAGCTAATTATCTTGAGGGAAAAAGACTATTTATATAA
- a CDS encoding peptidoglycan DD-metalloendopeptidase family protein, whose product MISSLEAVLSRHQANFHPVVRFNPASDRLTAINLTDQGKDLPPGIVDDFGEFLLHMEELRVSKGAAYLIGGYGELRSIYKRSDLFETAGEPRRLHLGTDLWAPAGTQVFAFAGGMVHSVGFNQQLGDYGATLILLHQLESISFYTLYGHISKKDIQQVSPGQYLSHGQEIAHFGTPEENGQWPPHLHFQVISDLGGHEGDFPGVCRYSERSSWLANCPDPDIILQLNKWL is encoded by the coding sequence ATGATTTCATCCCTTGAAGCGGTATTAAGCAGGCATCAGGCAAACTTTCATCCGGTTGTTCGTTTTAATCCGGCTTCTGATCGTTTGACAGCTATCAATCTAACTGACCAAGGCAAGGACCTCCCTCCAGGAATTGTGGATGATTTTGGGGAATTCCTTCTGCATATGGAGGAATTGCGGGTAAGCAAGGGCGCTGCATATCTAATTGGCGGATACGGTGAGCTTCGGTCAATCTATAAACGAAGCGATTTGTTTGAAACGGCTGGTGAACCACGGAGGTTACATTTGGGAACTGATCTATGGGCGCCAGCAGGAACGCAGGTTTTTGCATTTGCCGGCGGCATGGTACATAGTGTTGGATTTAATCAGCAGCTGGGGGATTATGGTGCTACGTTGATTCTACTGCACCAGTTAGAAAGCATATCGTTTTATACACTTTACGGCCACATTTCAAAGAAGGATATCCAGCAGGTTAGTCCGGGGCAGTACCTGTCACATGGCCAGGAAATTGCACATTTTGGCACACCGGAAGAAAATGGCCAGTGGCCGCCCCATTTGCATTTCCAGGTAATAAGTGACCTGGGGGGGCATGAAGGCGATTTTCCGGGGGTATGCCGTTATTCAGAGCGGTCGTCATGGTTGGCTAACTGTCCGGATCCTGATATCATTCTTCAATTGAATAAATGGCTATAG
- a CDS encoding MFS transporter, translating into MSFRKPSLSFWQIINMNVGFFGIQYSFGLQQTAINPLYSFLHAKPEDLPILNLAGPMTGLLIQPVIGALSDRTWHPRWGRRKPFFLIGAIFCSLCLFAFPFSRTLWMAAGLLWILDAANNTAMEPYRAFIADKLDEKQQPMGFLTQSFFTGLGITLANLSLGFFQERISGVSPSGIPHWVYGSFFVGGICSIASVLWSILKTPEIPPTAEELKALKERKGGFFEPLKEIILAIREMPPVMWKLALVYLFQWYAMFCYWQFVSLSIAKSIFNTDSESPLYQKAVVLAGQVNGFYNIVTFLSAFGLVWLANKFSAKLVHVLCLCLAAVALLVFPHITDKNLLFPPMVGFGIAWASMMGVPYIMVVSSIPKERYGVYMGIINMMIVIPMIFQTLSFGWVYKTFLNSNPSNAISFSGVLLLLAALSTLRIKAIRNNESILPSGGAH; encoded by the coding sequence ATGTCCTTCCGCAAACCCAGCCTGAGCTTTTGGCAAATCATCAATATGAATGTGGGTTTTTTTGGCATCCAATATAGCTTTGGATTACAACAAACAGCTATAAATCCGCTTTATTCATTTTTGCATGCTAAACCAGAAGACCTGCCCATCCTGAACCTGGCAGGGCCAATGACAGGATTGCTGATACAACCAGTTATCGGTGCATTGAGCGACAGAACATGGCATCCAAGATGGGGCCGAAGAAAACCTTTCTTCCTGATCGGTGCCATTTTTTGCAGCCTCTGTTTATTTGCATTCCCTTTTAGCCGCACTTTGTGGATGGCAGCCGGATTATTATGGATACTGGACGCCGCTAATAATACGGCTATGGAACCTTACCGCGCTTTCATTGCTGATAAGCTCGATGAAAAACAACAACCCATGGGCTTCCTGACCCAGAGTTTTTTTACGGGACTGGGAATTACACTGGCGAATCTATCCCTGGGATTCTTCCAGGAAAGAATCAGCGGTGTATCACCTTCCGGAATTCCCCATTGGGTGTACGGATCATTTTTTGTTGGTGGCATCTGTTCCATAGCTTCTGTACTTTGGTCCATCCTGAAAACCCCGGAAATTCCACCAACCGCTGAAGAATTAAAAGCCCTTAAGGAAAGAAAAGGCGGCTTTTTTGAACCACTTAAAGAGATTATACTAGCCATCAGGGAGATGCCGCCGGTGATGTGGAAACTAGCGCTCGTCTACCTATTCCAGTGGTATGCAATGTTTTGTTACTGGCAATTCGTTTCGCTAAGTATTGCTAAATCCATTTTCAACACAGACTCAGAAAGCCCATTATACCAAAAGGCCGTTGTGCTTGCAGGTCAGGTCAATGGATTTTATAATATTGTGACCTTCCTGTCTGCTTTTGGACTGGTTTGGCTGGCGAATAAATTCAGTGCCAAATTAGTTCATGTCTTATGCTTGTGCCTGGCTGCTGTTGCATTGCTCGTATTCCCCCATATCACAGATAAAAATCTCTTGTTCCCCCCCATGGTTGGATTTGGAATTGCCTGGGCCAGTATGATGGGAGTACCCTATATAATGGTAGTGAGCAGTATACCCAAAGAACGATATGGCGTTTATATGGGAATTATCAATATGATGATTGTTATTCCCATGATTTTTCAAACCCTGAGTTTTGGATGGGTGTACAAGACTTTTTTAAACAGTAATCCGTCCAACGCCATCAGTTTTTCCGGGGTGCTTTTACTACTGGCTGCCTTGTCCACATTAAGAATAAAAGCCATCAGAAATAATGAATCTATCCTCCCTTCCGGAGGTGCACACTAA